A single region of the Massilia sp. erpn genome encodes:
- a CDS encoding S41 family peptidase produces MFPPYAALALILSLTVPALAADQPNPPITSSTQLSQMREAIEDLSGPNASTADLQQAARQLNAGLDWLNANRERMNGSATLLNERLNLQLARAEIHARLGRKDEALAALEDMQTLAWLPQLRRALREAPSFASLREEPRFKAVLATAYVPERAMQTKALATIYKEELSLEERVAGLSLFWAEARHGFAHFDNVPALNWDKVYMEYLSKVIAARDTREYYRVMLQLAPLLRDGHTNIYPPRELMAEFFSKPPLDTALAAGKVYVRGVHSASLAARVQVGDEIVSIDGQPVTQYAEQHVAPFASYSSPQDREVRLYTHQLLAGAAEKAVRLGLRGKDGVLREESLARSGWTDWQAPAPFSFRMLAGGVAYVDIRHLESDEILESFRNALPQIMQAKALILDLRYNGGGNGEDGLRILGHLSAQPIPVATSYARIDSAVVRARSGSYFHWLPIGGGEPYRHTQKHPFTGPVVLLTGPQTYSAAEDMVLSFRAMQRGLTVGAATGGSTGQALHFPLPGGGNARICVKRDLLPDGGKFVGLGIAPQIEVHATLDDVRAGRDPVLERALQAVSQ; encoded by the coding sequence ATGTTCCCACCCTACGCCGCCCTGGCGCTGATCCTCAGTCTCACCGTCCCGGCCCTCGCGGCGGACCAGCCAAATCCCCCCATCACCAGCAGCACCCAGTTGAGCCAGATGCGCGAGGCCATCGAAGACTTGAGCGGTCCGAACGCCAGCACCGCCGATTTGCAGCAAGCCGCACGCCAGCTCAATGCAGGCCTGGACTGGCTGAACGCCAACCGCGAACGCATGAATGGCTCCGCCACCCTGCTCAATGAGCGCCTGAATCTGCAACTGGCGCGCGCCGAAATCCATGCGCGCCTGGGCCGCAAGGATGAAGCCCTGGCGGCGCTGGAGGATATGCAAACCCTGGCCTGGCTGCCGCAGCTGCGCCGGGCACTGCGCGAGGCGCCCAGCTTTGCCAGCCTGCGCGAAGAGCCGCGCTTCAAGGCCGTGCTGGCGACGGCCTATGTGCCGGAACGCGCCATGCAGACCAAGGCCCTGGCCACCATCTACAAGGAGGAGCTGTCGCTGGAAGAGCGCGTGGCCGGACTGTCGTTGTTCTGGGCCGAAGCGCGCCATGGCTTCGCCCATTTCGACAATGTGCCGGCGCTGAACTGGGACAAGGTGTACATGGAATATCTGAGCAAGGTGATCGCCGCGCGCGACACCCGCGAGTACTACCGCGTCATGCTGCAGCTGGCGCCCCTGCTGCGCGACGGCCATACGAATATCTATCCGCCGCGCGAGCTGATGGCGGAATTCTTTTCCAAGCCGCCGCTGGACACGGCGCTGGCCGCAGGAAAAGTCTATGTGCGCGGCGTGCACAGCGCCAGCCTCGCCGCCCGCGTCCAGGTGGGCGATGAAATCGTCAGCATCGACGGCCAGCCGGTCACGCAGTATGCCGAGCAGCACGTCGCGCCTTTCGCCAGCTACTCTTCGCCCCAGGACCGCGAGGTGCGCCTATACACACACCAGCTGCTGGCCGGCGCTGCGGAGAAAGCCGTGCGTCTCGGCCTGCGCGGCAAGGACGGCGTGCTGCGAGAGGAAAGCCTGGCGCGTTCCGGCTGGACCGACTGGCAGGCGCCCGCGCCGTTCAGCTTCCGCATGCTGGCGGGCGGCGTCGCCTATGTCGACATCCGCCACCTGGAAAGCGATGAGATCCTGGAATCCTTCCGCAACGCGCTGCCGCAGATCATGCAGGCCAAGGCGCTGATCCTCGACCTGCGCTACAACGGCGGCGGCAATGGCGAGGACGGCTTGCGCATCCTCGGCCATCTGAGCGCGCAACCCATTCCCGTGGCCACCAGCTACGCGCGCATCGACAGCGCCGTGGTGCGCGCCCGCAGCGGCAGCTACTTCCACTGGCTGCCGATCGGCGGCGGCGAGCCCTACCGCCATACGCAAAAACATCCTTTCACCGGCCCAGTGGTCCTGCTGACCGGGCCGCAGACCTATTCCGCCGCCGAGGACATGGTGCTCTCCTTCCGCGCCATGCAGCGCGGCCTCACCGTCGGCGCGGCCACCGGCGGCAGCACCGGGCAAGCGCTGCACTTCCCGCTGCCGGGCGGCGGCAATGCGCGCATCTGCGTCAAGCGCGACCTGCTGCCCGATGGCGGCAAGTTTGTTGGCCTGGGCATCGCGCCGCAGATCGAAGTCCATGCCACGCTGGACGATGTGCGCGCCGGGCGCGACCCGGTGCTGGAACGTGCCTTGCAAGCTGTGAGTCAGTAA
- a CDS encoding methyl-accepting chemotaxis protein, translating to MMLNKLSIRTRLIATLAFLGLLILSLGGLGMYGMKSINLALNDVYSNQLVSSIAIGHAKNSLNRARFTLDRVVFHPDAADAGNLVKRAGEYVADADKSWQRYLALPQSAEEKALSADLDEKRKQYINEGLLALGKALEQNNAELVDELASKKMTLLYRGFNASSEKLDDFQLKAAEENYKHSQSLYETLVSISLGAIVVGAILMVVSGITLMKAIMHPLRQLLGHFDQMAAGNLADRIEIKRQDEMGLLLAGLAKMQQQLSGTVRSVREGSSAIAQASTEIADGNMDLSSRTEQQASSLEETASSLEELTSTVRQNADNARQANQLAVSASDVAVKGGQIVSQVVETMGAINESSKRIVDIISVIDGIAFQTNILALNAAVEAARAGEQGRGFAVVASEVRNLAQRSAAAAKEIKELISASVDNVDAGAALVDKAGSTMDEIVSSVSRVTDIMAEIMAAGEEQSSGIEQINQAVAQMDEVTQQNAALVEEAAAAAGAMQDQAAALEEVVSVFKVDGASASIGAQARGRTAGTALALRR from the coding sequence ATGATGTTGAATAAACTATCCATACGCACACGTCTTATTGCCACTCTCGCTTTCCTGGGACTGCTGATCCTGTCCCTCGGTGGCCTCGGCATGTATGGCATGAAGTCGATCAACCTGGCGCTGAACGATGTGTACTCGAACCAGCTGGTGTCGAGCATCGCCATCGGCCACGCCAAGAACTCCCTGAACCGCGCCCGCTTCACCCTGGACCGCGTGGTGTTCCACCCGGATGCCGCCGATGCGGGCAACCTGGTCAAGCGCGCCGGCGAATATGTCGCCGATGCCGACAAGAGCTGGCAGCGCTACCTGGCCCTGCCCCAGTCGGCCGAAGAGAAAGCACTGTCCGCCGACCTGGACGAAAAGCGCAAGCAATACATTAACGAAGGCCTGCTGGCCCTGGGCAAGGCGCTGGAGCAGAACAACGCTGAACTGGTCGACGAGCTGGCCTCGAAAAAGATGACCCTCCTGTACCGCGGCTTTAACGCCAGCTCGGAAAAGCTCGACGACTTCCAGCTCAAGGCCGCCGAAGAAAACTATAAGCACAGCCAGAGCCTGTACGAAACCCTGGTCAGCATTTCGCTGGGCGCGATCGTGGTCGGCGCCATCCTGATGGTGGTTTCGGGCATCACCCTGATGAAAGCCATCATGCATCCGCTGCGCCAGCTGCTGGGCCACTTCGACCAGATGGCCGCCGGCAATCTGGCCGACCGCATCGAAATCAAGCGCCAGGATGAAATGGGCCTGCTGCTGGCCGGCCTGGCCAAGATGCAGCAGCAACTGTCGGGCACCGTGCGCAGCGTGCGTGAAGGCAGCAGCGCCATCGCCCAGGCCAGCACCGAGATCGCCGACGGCAATATGGACCTGTCGAGCCGCACCGAACAGCAGGCATCGAGCCTGGAGGAAACCGCGTCCTCGCTGGAAGAACTGACTTCCACCGTGCGCCAGAACGCCGACAACGCGCGCCAGGCCAACCAACTGGCCGTCTCGGCTTCCGACGTCGCCGTCAAAGGCGGCCAGATCGTGTCGCAAGTGGTGGAAACCATGGGCGCCATCAACGAATCGTCCAAGCGCATCGTGGACATCATCTCGGTCATCGACGGCATCGCCTTCCAGACCAATATCCTGGCGCTGAATGCCGCCGTGGAAGCGGCGCGCGCCGGTGAACAGGGCCGCGGCTTCGCCGTGGTGGCCTCCGAGGTGCGCAATCTGGCGCAACGTTCGGCCGCCGCCGCCAAGGAAATCAAGGAACTGATCTCCGCCTCGGTGGACAATGTGGACGCGGGCGCCGCCCTGGTCGACAAAGCCGGTTCCACGATGGATGAAATCGTCTCCAGCGTGAGTCGCGTGACCGACATCATGGCCGAGATCATGGCTGCCGGCGAAGAGCAAAGCTCGGGTATCGAGCAGATCAACCAAGCCGTGGCGCAGATGGACGAAGTGACCCAGCAGAATGCCGCCCTGGTGGAAGAAGCGGCCGCTGCCGCCGGCGCCATGCAGGACCAGGCCGCCGCGCTGGAAGAAGTGGTCAGCGTGTTCAAGGTTGATGGCGCCAGCGCCAGCATCGGCGCGCAAGCGCGCGGCCGCACCGCCGGCACCGCGCTGGCCCTGCGCCGCTGA
- a CDS encoding sigma-54 dependent transcriptional regulator, with protein sequence MKGIQIILVEDDPTVLEGSAQALDLAGFEVRSFDRAEPAAALLTADYPAVLVTDVRLPGMSGLELLSAVKAADPGLPVILVTGHGDIAMAVQAMQDGAYDFIEKPYSSEQLAEVVHRAAEMRALQLEVHTLRRKLEHSEGIDATLLGNSPAMQALRRVILEVAGQPADVLIYGETGTGKEMVARCLHQFSERGKYNFVAINCGAVPEHIFESELFGHEAGAFTSAAKRQVGKIEHAERGSLFLDEIESLPLPLQVKMLRVLQERYIERLGSNQPVPVNVRVIAAAKGDLKEMSDQGRFRSDLYYRLNLIVLNLPPLRERREDIPLLFEHFVLDAAGRYQRAAPMVSAAQMQALMAHAWPGNVRELRNVADRFVLGLAGGDGPLTASAAAEALPLSEQVNAFERALIELELRRSKGNVADACVALGLPKQTLYHKLQKYKLVAEDFR encoded by the coding sequence ATGAAGGGCATACAGATTATCCTGGTCGAAGACGACCCCACCGTTCTGGAAGGCAGCGCGCAGGCGCTGGACCTGGCCGGCTTCGAGGTGCGCAGCTTCGACCGCGCCGAACCGGCCGCCGCACTGCTGACGGCCGATTATCCGGCCGTACTGGTGACGGACGTGCGCCTGCCCGGCATGAGTGGCCTGGAATTGCTGTCGGCAGTGAAGGCGGCCGATCCCGGCCTGCCCGTGATCCTGGTGACGGGCCACGGCGACATCGCCATGGCGGTGCAGGCCATGCAGGACGGCGCCTACGACTTCATCGAAAAACCCTACTCTTCCGAACAACTGGCCGAGGTGGTGCACCGCGCCGCCGAAATGCGCGCCCTGCAGCTGGAAGTGCACACGCTGCGCCGCAAGCTGGAACACAGCGAAGGCATCGACGCCACGCTGCTGGGCAATTCGCCCGCCATGCAGGCGCTGCGCCGCGTGATCCTGGAGGTGGCGGGCCAGCCGGCCGATGTGCTGATCTACGGCGAAACCGGCACCGGCAAGGAAATGGTGGCGCGCTGCCTGCACCAGTTCAGCGAACGCGGCAAATACAACTTCGTCGCCATCAACTGCGGCGCGGTGCCCGAGCATATCTTCGAGAGCGAATTGTTCGGCCACGAGGCGGGCGCTTTCACCAGCGCGGCCAAGCGCCAGGTGGGCAAGATCGAACACGCCGAGCGCGGCTCGCTCTTCCTCGACGAGATCGAAAGCCTGCCGCTACCCTTGCAGGTGAAGATGCTGCGCGTGCTGCAGGAGCGCTATATCGAAAGGCTGGGATCGAACCAGCCGGTGCCCGTCAATGTGCGCGTGATCGCGGCAGCCAAGGGCGATTTGAAGGAAATGTCGGACCAGGGCCGCTTCCGCAGCGACCTGTATTACCGCCTCAATCTGATCGTGCTGAACCTGCCGCCGCTGCGCGAGCGGCGCGAAGATATCCCGCTGCTGTTCGAACACTTCGTGCTCGATGCAGCGGGACGCTACCAGCGCGCCGCGCCCATGGTCTCGGCCGCGCAGATGCAGGCGCTGATGGCGCACGCCTGGCCCGGCAATGTGCGCGAGCTGCGCAATGTGGCTGACCGCTTCGTGCTGGGACTGGCGGGCGGCGACGGCCCGCTGACGGCCAGCGCTGCCGCCGAAGCGCTGCCGCTGTCCGAACAGGTGAACGCTTTCGAGCGCGCGCTGATCGAACTGGAACTGCGCCGCAGCAAAGGCAATGTGGCCGACGCCTGCGTCGCGCTTGGCCTGCCCAAGCAAACCCTGTATCACAAGCTACAGAAATATAAGCTGGTGGCGGAAGACTTCCGCTGA
- a CDS encoding ATP-binding protein, whose protein sequence is MPDTAAEQSLSAPAIARARWSASRVAGWLLALAAGIGTAWLAYWWTERVSIERLRVNGAQRLDVYAKSLDNLLDKYEFLPRLLELNKDVIALLQDPDNPALRRTVNEYLERVNRQAGSRTIYIVNLQGVTQATSNWRSSDSFIGDNVSFRPYVQDALRGAPGGFYGVGTTRLEPGYFFAHGIYLNGRMLGVATVKVNIESQQRDWVQGNDQVMLTDANGVVFLTSVPAWKYKTLAPLAGAVREHLQKTRQYHSYPLEPLDFAHESMRDDGTRIVAIRRPGDPVRFPGPARMLAQTRSLAPRNWQFIYLSDLGQARANAQAAAVFSCVAFGFLLMLFLYMRQRQRSMAQRLQAKADLQNAYNNLEAMVAERTSSLNLITKSLSEEIEVRRKAEQLLHLTQNELFQAGKMAVLGQMSASITHELNQPLTALRTMSDNAVILFERGRMDEVKANLQRISQIVARMGGITGKLKIFARKSNTGLSAVSVHTAVQNALVLIERRLELDKVEFRLHISNEDVYALCDSNRLEQVLLNLLTNALDSMAGSTRRRLTLDVYSDKERVVIRVADTGPGLTDEARARLFEPFYTTKPQGQGLGLGLAISEQIVREFGGLLKADEVEEGARFVIELKTAQQETA, encoded by the coding sequence ATGCCCGATACCGCTGCGGAGCAGTCCCTCAGCGCGCCTGCCATTGCGCGCGCGCGCTGGTCCGCTTCGCGGGTCGCGGGCTGGCTGCTGGCCCTGGCGGCCGGCATCGGCACGGCCTGGCTGGCTTACTGGTGGACCGAAAGAGTCAGCATCGAGCGGCTGCGCGTGAACGGCGCACAGCGGCTCGATGTCTACGCCAAGAGCCTGGACAATCTGCTCGACAAATACGAGTTCCTGCCACGCCTGCTGGAACTCAACAAGGACGTGATCGCGCTGCTGCAAGACCCGGACAATCCGGCGCTGCGGCGCACCGTCAACGAATACCTGGAGCGCGTCAACCGGCAAGCCGGTTCGCGCACCATCTACATCGTCAATCTGCAAGGCGTGACGCAGGCGACCAGCAACTGGCGCAGCAGCGACAGCTTCATCGGCGATAACGTTTCCTTCCGCCCCTATGTACAGGACGCCCTGCGCGGCGCGCCCGGTGGCTTCTATGGCGTGGGCACCACCCGCCTGGAACCGGGCTACTTCTTCGCCCACGGCATCTACCTGAACGGGCGCATGCTGGGCGTGGCGACGGTCAAGGTGAACATCGAATCGCAGCAGCGCGACTGGGTGCAAGGCAACGACCAGGTGATGCTGACCGACGCCAATGGCGTGGTCTTCCTCACCTCCGTGCCGGCCTGGAAATACAAGACGCTGGCGCCGCTGGCCGGCGCGGTGCGCGAACATCTGCAGAAAACCCGACAATACCATTCCTATCCGCTGGAGCCGCTCGACTTCGCGCACGAGAGCATGCGCGACGACGGCACCCGCATCGTGGCCATCCGCAGGCCCGGCGATCCGGTACGCTTCCCCGGCCCGGCGCGCATGCTGGCGCAAACGCGCTCGCTGGCGCCACGCAATTGGCAATTCATTTATCTTTCCGACCTGGGCCAGGCGCGCGCCAATGCGCAGGCGGCGGCGGTGTTCAGCTGCGTGGCGTTCGGCTTCCTGCTGATGCTCTTCCTGTACATGCGCCAGCGCCAGCGCAGCATGGCACAGCGTCTGCAGGCCAAGGCCGATCTGCAGAACGCCTACAACAATCTGGAAGCGATGGTGGCCGAGCGCACCTCCAGCCTGAACCTGATCACCAAGAGCCTGAGCGAGGAAATCGAGGTGCGACGCAAGGCCGAGCAGCTGCTGCACCTGACGCAAAATGAGCTGTTCCAGGCCGGTAAAATGGCGGTGCTGGGCCAGATGTCGGCCAGCATCACGCATGAGTTGAACCAGCCACTGACGGCCCTGCGCACCATGTCGGACAATGCCGTGATCCTGTTCGAACGCGGCCGCATGGATGAGGTGAAGGCCAATCTGCAGCGCATCTCGCAAATTGTGGCGCGCATGGGCGGCATCACCGGCAAGCTGAAGATCTTTGCGCGCAAGTCGAATACGGGCTTGAGCGCAGTCTCGGTGCATACGGCGGTGCAGAACGCGCTGGTGCTGATCGAGCGCCGGCTGGAGCTGGACAAGGTGGAGTTCCGCCTGCATATCAGCAATGAGGATGTGTATGCGCTGTGCGACAGCAACCGACTGGAGCAGGTGCTGCTCAACCTCCTGACCAATGCCCTTGACTCCATGGCCGGCAGCACGCGCCGGCGCCTGACGCTGGATGTGTACAGCGACAAGGAGCGCGTGGTAATACGGGTGGCCGATACCGGCCCCGGTCTGACGGACGAGGCGCGCGCGCGCCTGTTCGAACCCTTCTACACCACCAAGCCGCAGGGACAGGGGCTGGGATTGGGACTGGCGATTTCCGAACAGATCGTGCGGGAATTCGGCGGCTTGCTGAAGGCAGACGAAGTGGAAGAAGGCGCGCGCTTCGTGATAGAACTAAAAACAGCACAGCAGGAGACAGCGTGA
- a CDS encoding porin produces the protein MKKFALTLLALSCSAAYAESNITVYGVADVGFSRETGGPTGSKSIISSGVGSGSRLGFKGKEDLGGGMAAIFTVESGINMDNGTSGQGGLTFGRQSWVGLTGKFGTLTMGRQYSPYYKVIRDIADPFGDGFAGAAGNIMVGNFRMSNSVSYQAPQAGPFSGEFAYGFGEVAGDTKKNRVMSGMVSYANGPVNVALAHNRREDEFGKDFARNTILGASYKVGQFTLHGAQAANRAIGGATSRDTLLGLAFDQGPHRVAVSAILHNDRSSVNQDAKQYAVGYAYAFSPRTDVYTSYGHVNNRNGAAFTIGNATESGSGNAAFNLGLRHVF, from the coding sequence ATGAAGAAGTTTGCCCTGACCCTGCTCGCCCTCAGCTGCTCCGCCGCTTACGCCGAATCCAACATCACCGTCTACGGCGTAGCCGACGTCGGCTTCTCGCGCGAGACCGGCGGCCCGACCGGCAGCAAAAGCATCATCAGCTCCGGCGTCGGTTCCGGCTCCCGCCTCGGCTTCAAAGGCAAGGAAGACCTGGGTGGCGGCATGGCTGCCATCTTCACCGTCGAAAGCGGCATCAATATGGACAACGGCACGTCCGGCCAGGGCGGCCTGACCTTCGGCCGCCAGTCCTGGGTCGGCTTGACCGGCAAGTTCGGCACGCTGACCATGGGCCGCCAGTACTCGCCTTACTACAAGGTGATCCGCGATATCGCCGATCCATTCGGCGACGGCTTCGCCGGCGCTGCCGGCAATATCATGGTGGGCAATTTCCGCATGAGTAATTCGGTGAGCTACCAGGCGCCGCAAGCCGGTCCCTTCTCCGGCGAATTCGCCTACGGCTTCGGCGAAGTGGCGGGCGACACCAAGAAGAACCGCGTCATGAGCGGCATGGTGAGCTATGCCAACGGTCCGGTGAACGTGGCGCTGGCGCACAACCGCCGCGAAGACGAATTCGGCAAGGACTTTGCGCGCAACACCATCCTGGGCGCCAGCTACAAGGTCGGCCAGTTCACACTGCACGGCGCGCAAGCGGCCAACCGCGCCATCGGCGGCGCCACCAGCCGCGACACCCTGCTGGGCCTCGCCTTCGACCAGGGTCCGCACCGCGTGGCCGTTTCGGCCATCCTGCACAATGACCGCAGCAGCGTGAACCAGGATGCCAAGCAGTACGCCGTGGGCTATGCCTACGCGTTCTCGCCGCGCACCGACGTGTACACCTCCTACGGCCATGTCAATAATCGCAATGGTGCCGCTTTCACCATCGGCAACGCCACCGAAAGCGGCAGCGGCAACGCGGCCTTCAATCTGGGCTTGCGCCACGTGTTCTGA
- a CDS encoding dicarboxylate/amino acid:cation symporter has protein sequence MTKKRPLTLYILIAMLLGIAVGYACHTVFPDKKIATDISAHISLVTDVFLRLIKMIIALLVFSTLASGIANLADGKAAGRIGAKAFGWFIIASLVSLALGMFLSNLMQLGTNLGLPLPAVDATTGLKTSAFTLKDFITHVVPKSPIEAMANNEILQVLVFSIFFGSALAALGESGRRLSGMIDELAQVMLHITGAIMKLAPLAVFAAMASVVTTNGLGILATFAKFMGGFYLGLFCLWALLIAAGFVIIGPRVFKLLGLIREPFLLAFSTASSEAAYPKLLISLDKFGVQRRISSFVLPMGYSFNLDGSMMYCTFAVLFIAQAYGIELSMGTQITMLLLLMLTSKGMAGVPRASLVVIAATLNQFHIPEAGLLLLMGVDQFLDMGRSATNAVGNAIATAVVAKWEGALGDAPEQDEHAQDTSYVRAA, from the coding sequence ATGACAAAAAAACGCCCCCTCACCCTGTATATCCTGATTGCGATGCTGCTTGGCATCGCCGTCGGCTATGCCTGCCACACGGTCTTCCCCGACAAGAAGATCGCCACCGATATTTCCGCCCACATCTCCCTGGTGACCGATGTGTTCCTGCGCCTGATCAAGATGATCATCGCGCTGCTGGTGTTCTCCACCCTGGCTTCCGGCATCGCCAACCTGGCTGACGGCAAGGCCGCCGGCCGCATCGGCGCCAAGGCTTTCGGCTGGTTCATCATCGCCTCCCTGGTCTCGCTGGCCCTGGGCATGTTCCTGTCGAACCTGATGCAGCTGGGCACCAACCTCGGTCTGCCGCTGCCGGCCGTCGACGCCACCACCGGCCTGAAAACCTCGGCCTTCACGCTGAAGGACTTCATCACCCACGTGGTGCCGAAGTCGCCGATCGAGGCCATGGCCAATAACGAGATCCTGCAGGTGCTGGTGTTCTCCATCTTCTTCGGTTCCGCCCTGGCCGCGCTGGGCGAGTCGGGCCGCCGCCTGAGCGGCATGATCGACGAGCTGGCGCAAGTCATGCTGCACATTACCGGCGCCATCATGAAACTGGCACCGCTGGCCGTCTTCGCCGCCATGGCTTCGGTCGTGACCACCAATGGCCTGGGCATCCTGGCCACCTTCGCCAAATTCATGGGCGGCTTCTATCTGGGCCTGTTCTGCCTGTGGGCGCTGCTGATCGCCGCCGGCTTCGTCATCATCGGCCCGCGCGTGTTCAAGCTGCTCGGCCTGATCCGCGAGCCTTTCCTGCTGGCCTTCTCCACCGCTTCCTCCGAAGCGGCCTATCCAAAGCTGCTGATCTCCCTCGACAAATTCGGCGTGCAGCGCCGCATCTCCAGCTTCGTGCTGCCGATGGGTTACTCCTTCAATCTGGACGGCTCGATGATGTACTGCACCTTCGCCGTGCTGTTCATCGCCCAGGCCTACGGCATCGAACTGTCGATGGGCACCCAGATCACCATGCTGCTGCTCTTGATGCTGACTTCGAAGGGCATGGCCGGCGTGCCGCGCGCCTCGCTGGTGGTGATTGCCGCCACCCTCAACCAATTCCACATTCCCGAAGCAGGCTTGCTGCTGCTGATGGGCGTGGACCAGTTCCTCGACATGGGGCGTTCCGCCACCAATGCCGTGGGCAATGCGATCGCCACCGCAGTCGTGGCGAAATGGGAAGGCGCCCTCGGCGACGCCCCAGAACAGGACGAACACGCGCAGGACACTTCCTACGTGCGTGCCGCTTAA
- a CDS encoding ABC transporter ATP-binding protein: MASLSIRNVRKTYPNGAEILKGIDLDIEDGQFLILVGGSGCGKSTLLNMIAGLENISQGEIRIGERVVNGIPPKERDIAMVFQSYALYPTMTVRENICFGLGIRKVPKAEQAQIVGRVAETLQISHLLDRKPAMLSGGQRQRVAMGRAIARDPALFLFDEPLSNLDAKLRVEVRAEIKLLHQRLGATIVYVTHDQIEAMTLGDRIAVMRDGVVQQFGSPQQIYDQPDNLYVAGFIGSPSMNFLRGRLVAHGAGAAFALEHEGATTLLPLPAAHPAASHFHQWLERELILGIRPEHLTDALSARRAEAGGDYHPVEVSCSIEMTEPTGPDTLAFAWFNGVRATCRTHPRAGAIAGQRLNLAFDLSKAVLFDPASERRIGI, translated from the coding sequence ATGGCAAGCTTATCGATCCGTAATGTGCGCAAGACCTATCCCAACGGCGCGGAAATCCTGAAGGGCATCGATCTCGACATCGAGGACGGGCAGTTCCTGATCCTGGTGGGTGGCTCCGGCTGCGGCAAGTCGACCCTGCTGAACATGATCGCGGGGCTGGAAAATATCTCGCAGGGCGAGATCCGCATCGGCGAACGGGTGGTGAACGGCATTCCGCCCAAGGAGCGCGACATCGCCATGGTGTTCCAGTCGTATGCGCTCTACCCGACGATGACGGTGCGCGAGAATATCTGTTTCGGCCTGGGCATCCGCAAGGTGCCCAAGGCCGAGCAGGCGCAGATTGTCGGCCGCGTGGCCGAAACCCTGCAGATCAGCCATCTGCTGGACCGCAAGCCGGCAATGCTGTCGGGCGGCCAGCGCCAGCGCGTAGCCATGGGCCGCGCCATCGCGCGCGATCCCGCCCTCTTCCTGTTCGACGAACCGCTATCGAACCTGGACGCCAAGCTGCGCGTGGAAGTGCGCGCCGAGATCAAGCTGCTGCACCAGCGCCTGGGCGCCACCATCGTCTATGTCACGCACGACCAGATCGAGGCCATGACCCTGGGCGACCGCATCGCCGTCATGCGCGACGGCGTGGTGCAGCAGTTCGGCAGCCCGCAGCAGATCTACGACCAGCCGGACAATCTCTACGTGGCCGGCTTCATCGGCTCGCCCTCGATGAATTTCCTGCGCGGCCGGCTGGTGGCGCACGGCGCGGGTGCCGCTTTCGCGCTGGAACATGAGGGAGCGACCACGCTACTGCCGCTGCCGGCCGCCCATCCGGCCGCATCCCACTTCCACCAGTGGCTGGAGCGCGAACTGATCCTCGGCATCCGCCCCGAGCACCTGACCGACGCCCTGAGCGCGCGCCGCGCCGAAGCGGGCGGGGACTATCATCCGGTCGAAGTCTCCTGCAGCATCGAGATGACCGAGCCTACCGGGCCAGATACCCTGGCCTTCGCCTGGTTCAACGGCGTGCGCGCCACCTGCCGTACCCATCCGCGCGCCGGCGCAATTGCCGGCCAGCGCCTGAACCTGGCCTTCGACCTGTCCAAGGCCGTGCTGTTCGATCCTGCTTCCGAACGGCGCATCGGCATCTAA
- a CDS encoding carbohydrate ABC transporter permease, whose amino-acid sequence MAADLHDAPRLTPGRIAIYALLVLVALYYLAPLYVMLSTSVKTLDQIRSGNLLDLPLHPTLDAWNKAWSSACTGVRCEGLRPYFWNSVAMAVPAVLISSLIGSLNGYVLAHWRFPGHNAVFTALMVGCFIPFQVVILPMARLLGMAELANTTSGLVIVHIIYGIAFTTLFFRNYYVTVPDELVNAARIDGAGFFMIYRRIIFPLSLPIFMVCFIWQFTQIWNDFLFGVVFGGADAQPVTVALNNLVNTSTGVTEYNVNMAAAIIAALPTLAIYMIAGKYFVRGLTAGAVKG is encoded by the coding sequence ATGGCCGCTGATCTGCACGACGCCCCGCGTCTGACGCCGGGCCGCATCGCCATCTATGCCCTGCTGGTGCTGGTGGCACTCTACTATCTGGCGCCGCTGTACGTGATGCTGAGCACCTCGGTCAAGACCCTGGACCAGATCCGCAGCGGCAACCTGCTCGACCTGCCCCTGCATCCCACGCTGGACGCCTGGAACAAGGCCTGGTCCAGCGCCTGCACCGGCGTGCGCTGCGAAGGCCTGCGTCCCTATTTCTGGAATTCGGTGGCGATGGCCGTGCCGGCGGTACTGATCTCTTCGCTGATCGGCTCACTCAACGGCTATGTGCTGGCGCACTGGCGCTTCCCTGGCCATAACGCAGTGTTCACGGCCCTGATGGTGGGCTGCTTCATTCCCTTCCAGGTGGTGATCCTGCCGATGGCGCGCCTGCTGGGCATGGCCGAACTGGCGAATACCACCAGCGGCCTGGTGATCGTCCACATCATTTACGGCATCGCCTTTACCACCCTGTTCTTCCGCAATTACTACGTCACCGTGCCGGACGAACTGGTGAACGCGGCGCGCATCGACGGCGCCGGCTTCTTCATGATCTACCGCCGCATCATCTTCCCGCTGTCGCTGCCCATCTTCATGGTCTGCTTCATCTGGCAGTTCACGCAGATCTGGAACGACTTCCTGTTCGGCGTGGTGTTCGGCGGCGCCGATGCGCAGCCGGTCACGGTGGCGCTTAACAATCTGGTCAACACCTCCACCGGCGTGACCGAATACAACGTGAATATGGCGGCGGCCATCATTGCCGCCCTGCCTACCCTGGCGATCTACATGATCGCCGGTAAATACTTCGTGCGCGGCCTGACGGCGGGCGCCGTCAAAGGCTAA